In one window of Tellurirhabdus rosea DNA:
- a CDS encoding glycosyltransferase family 9 protein, with product MRTTSPKFLIIRFSSIGDIVLTTPVVRCLKQQVPGAEVHFCTKASYRSLVENNPYIDQCHYLDGSLNDLIRQLRAERFDYIIDLHNNLRSSLIKLRLGVPSRTFDKLNFRKWLYVRLKINVMPPVHIVDRYMATVRPFNVLNDDQGLDYFIPYRDQVEPEWLPETHRHRFVAFAIGGQHATKKLPLPRLIELCRKIDFPIVLLGGKEDAETGEAIRQELGDYLIYNACGKYNLNQSASLLQMAKIVFSHDTGLMHIAAALKKKVYSIWGNTTPYLGMYPYKTSFVILENNNLGCRPCSRIGYEKCPLGHFRCMNELSFEFDIRELKRSARTGRP from the coding sequence ATGCGTACCACGTCCCCCAAGTTTCTCATCATTCGGTTTTCGTCGATCGGCGACATCGTGCTGACGACGCCGGTAGTCCGCTGCCTGAAACAACAGGTGCCGGGGGCGGAAGTACATTTCTGTACCAAAGCGTCGTACCGGTCGCTGGTCGAAAACAATCCGTACATCGACCAGTGCCACTACCTCGACGGGTCGCTCAACGACCTCATCCGGCAGCTTCGGGCGGAGCGTTTCGACTACATCATCGACCTGCACAACAACCTGCGGTCGTCGCTCATCAAACTCCGGCTGGGCGTGCCGTCGCGCACCTTCGACAAACTGAATTTCCGGAAATGGCTGTACGTGCGGCTGAAAATCAACGTCATGCCGCCGGTGCATATCGTGGACCGCTACATGGCTACCGTCCGGCCGTTCAACGTGCTGAATGACGACCAGGGGCTGGATTATTTCATTCCTTACCGCGACCAGGTGGAGCCGGAATGGCTGCCCGAAACGCACCGCCACCGGTTTGTGGCGTTTGCCATCGGCGGACAGCACGCCACCAAGAAGCTGCCCCTGCCCCGCCTGATCGAACTGTGCCGGAAAATCGACTTTCCGATTGTGCTGCTCGGCGGCAAGGAAGACGCCGAAACGGGCGAAGCCATCCGGCAGGAACTGGGCGATTACCTGATTTACAACGCCTGCGGCAAATACAACCTCAACCAGTCGGCCTCACTGCTCCAGATGGCGAAGATCGTCTTCAGCCACGATACGGGCCTGATGCACATCGCCGCGGCGCTGAAGAAAAAGGTGTATTCCATCTGGGGCAATACGACGCCCTACCTGGGTATGTATCCGTACAAAACCAGTTTCGTCATTCTGGAAAACAACAACCTCGGCTGCCGGCCCTGCTCCCGCATCGGCTACGAAAAATGCCCGCTCGGCCATTTCAGGTGCATGAACGAGTTGTCGTTTGAGTTCGACATCCGCGAGCTGAAACGCAGCGCCCGCACGGGACGGCCGTGA